The bacterium genome window below encodes:
- the guaD gene encoding guanine deaminase has protein sequence MNAPFRIHAPVVTPLARDRIAWHPHGAVVVSAEGRILYCGDEVQLPEEFSALPEQRSAHVLLPGFVDAHVHLPQFDCRGKFGATLLEWLDRFIYPEELRFADDAVARDVAQRFFAELRQSGTTTAMVYGTVHPSATHIAFEEAERAGIRVILGNVLMDRHAPEELLLDADSALRASEEIIERWHRKTTKLAYAITPRFAPTCSPELLAGAAQLAHKHDTYVQTHLNETPAEIARVKELFPGAAHYTDVYRQAGLLSSRTVLGHNLHTDEAQMRQLQEHDCSVAHCPDSNLFLGSGRFPLELHEASGLRVGLGSDVGAGTTVSMFHIMRAMSYVQARSLHPFLPLYHATLGGANALGLSDDIGSLQPGKYADMISVEVERKFGRGKALAELSDVEIASALVYRAHDTAVRATWSAGEQIYAS, from the coding sequence ATGAATGCTCCCTTCCGCATCCACGCCCCGGTAGTGACTCCGCTTGCGCGGGATCGCATCGCCTGGCATCCGCATGGTGCGGTTGTGGTAAGCGCTGAAGGACGCATACTCTACTGCGGGGACGAGGTCCAGCTGCCCGAAGAATTCTCCGCATTACCCGAGCAGCGCAGCGCACACGTCCTGCTCCCGGGCTTCGTCGATGCGCATGTGCATCTGCCGCAGTTCGACTGTCGCGGGAAATTCGGAGCAACACTGCTCGAGTGGCTCGACCGTTTCATTTACCCCGAAGAACTGCGCTTCGCCGACGATGCCGTCGCACGCGATGTCGCGCAACGCTTCTTCGCGGAACTCAGGCAATCCGGCACCACCACCGCCATGGTATACGGCACCGTCCACCCTTCAGCAACGCATATTGCCTTCGAGGAAGCCGAACGGGCGGGAATACGCGTCATTCTCGGCAATGTGCTGATGGACAGGCACGCCCCCGAAGAACTGCTGCTGGATGCGGACAGCGCGCTCAGGGCGTCGGAAGAAATCATCGAGCGCTGGCATCGCAAAACCACGAAACTCGCCTACGCCATCACTCCCCGTTTCGCCCCCACCTGTTCTCCCGAACTGCTGGCGGGTGCGGCCCAGCTGGCGCATAAGCACGACACCTATGTGCAGACGCATCTGAATGAAACCCCTGCCGAAATTGCGCGCGTGAAGGAGCTGTTTCCCGGCGCCGCACATTACACGGATGTGTATCGCCAGGCCGGACTCCTCTCCTCCCGCACCGTGCTCGGACACAACCTCCACACCGATGAGGCGCAGATGCGGCAGCTGCAGGAGCATGACTGCTCCGTCGCGCACTGCCCGGATTCAAATCTGTTTCTCGGAAGCGGCCGCTTCCCGCTGGAGCTGCATGAGGCGTCCGGACTGCGTGTCGGACTCGGTTCCGACGTCGGCGCAGGCACCACCGTAAGCATGTTCCATATCATGCGAGCAATGTCATACGTACAGGCGCGCAGTCTTCACCCCTTCCTGCCCCTGTATCACGCCACACTCGGCGGCGCGAACGCGCTCGGACTCTCTGATGACATCGGCAGTCTGCAGCCCGGGAAATATGCCGACATGATCAGCGTCGAAGTCGAAAGGAAATTCGGCCGCGGGAAAGCGTTGGCGGAATTGTCCGACGTCGAAATCGCATCCGCCCTGGTGTATCGCGCACATGACACTGCCGTTCGCGCAACCTGGAGCGCGGGCGAACAGATTTACGCCAGCTGA
- a CDS encoding VOC family protein, producing the protein MQLGNFSVSLAVKDIHASKAFYERLGFSTFGGDITQNWLIMKNGEVVIGLFQGMFEKNTLTFNPGWDSNAQTVEGFTDIRVLQQKLKSEGVDLAVEADESGSGPASFMLFDPDGNPILFDQHV; encoded by the coding sequence ATGCAGCTCGGCAATTTTTCCGTCAGCCTGGCGGTGAAGGATATACACGCTTCGAAGGCGTTTTACGAGAGACTCGGTTTCAGCACGTTCGGTGGAGACATCACGCAGAACTGGCTGATCATGAAAAACGGGGAGGTGGTGATTGGACTGTTTCAGGGCATGTTCGAAAAGAACACGCTCACGTTTAATCCGGGGTGGGACAGCAATGCGCAGACGGTGGAGGGATTCACCGATATCCGCGTCCTGCAGCAGAAGCTGAAATCCGAGGGCGTTGATTTAGCGGTGGAGGCGGACGAAAGCGGAAGCGGTCCGGCGAGCTTCATGCTGTTCGACCCGGATGGCAATCCCATCCTCTTCGATCAGCACGTCTGA
- a CDS encoding TonB-dependent receptor: MKSCHCHFACVVALFLFLAPILSAQQITVLEKTTLEPIDNVTVRNTRSGTSTLSDAKGRAMLEQATPGDTLVLQHLAYFPLRTTLAEIERKAGRVLMTERLLNLDEVVVSANKWEQKRRDIPNDIETIAPREIAFRNPQTAADMLGALNGVFVQKSQMGGGSPNFRGFEGNKVLIVVDGVRMNNAIFRAGHLQNVILLDPANLEDAEVLFGPGSVIYGSDALGGVMDFHTLSPRLGASDESEITGHSFVRYAMANLEKTGHVDFNLGFSRFASVTSLTFNDYGDMRSGNIHNPFYSDWGKRFEYVQRISDEDIIVQNDNPNVQKFTGYSQVNMLQKLRYSPDALTSFTYGFHYSNSSDIPRYDRLSEYRNGSLRFAEWKYGPQTWMLHSLTAELNSATALYDQLRIVGAWQQFDEDRIDRSFGSADERHREEDVSVASINIDANLKFDRDDSHQLFYGAEAVYNDAASQGYIVDIETGAQRATSSRYPDGGSTMSTFAAYATWRWRFAQAWTLSSGMRYSRVLLTSKFVSKEFYDFPFDELVVNTGALNGSLGLVFHPEPDLTINANLSSGFRAPNVDDVGKVFDSTPGSVVVPNPDLSPEYAWNAELGIEQALASNVHLHVVGWYTLLTDAVVRRDFRFNGQDSIMYDGVLSQVRANVNAAEAHIYGSSISLYADITAAFSLKSSLTWTYGRDLSEDVPLAGIAPVFGETRLLFRDNRFRAAFSLRYNGWKHITEYSPTGEDNQEDATVHGTPAWMTLNVQTSYQLSELFQINAAVENILDEHYRPFSSGVSAAGRNLVLALRASF; this comes from the coding sequence ATGAAATCGTGCCACTGCCATTTCGCCTGTGTTGTCGCACTGTTTCTGTTTCTCGCTCCAATCCTGTCTGCTCAGCAGATCACCGTGCTCGAGAAAACAACACTCGAGCCCATCGATAATGTCACCGTACGTAATACCCGCAGCGGGACCTCGACGCTGAGCGATGCGAAAGGACGCGCGATGCTGGAGCAGGCCACACCCGGCGACACGCTCGTTCTGCAGCATCTCGCCTACTTCCCTCTGCGCACCACGCTGGCGGAGATTGAGCGCAAGGCGGGACGCGTGCTGATGACGGAGCGGCTTCTCAATCTCGATGAAGTTGTCGTTTCCGCCAACAAATGGGAACAGAAACGCAGGGATATTCCCAACGATATCGAAACGATCGCTCCACGTGAAATCGCATTCCGCAATCCGCAGACGGCGGCGGATATGCTTGGAGCATTGAACGGTGTGTTCGTGCAGAAAAGCCAGATGGGTGGCGGCAGCCCCAATTTCAGGGGCTTCGAAGGGAACAAGGTGCTCATCGTCGTCGACGGTGTGCGCATGAACAATGCGATATTTCGTGCGGGACACCTGCAGAACGTGATTCTGCTCGACCCTGCAAATCTCGAGGATGCGGAAGTGCTGTTCGGTCCGGGTTCGGTCATTTACGGCAGTGATGCGCTGGGAGGGGTAATGGATTTCCACACGCTCTCTCCGCGCCTGGGCGCAAGCGACGAATCCGAAATCACGGGACACAGTTTCGTGCGCTATGCCATGGCGAACCTTGAGAAAACCGGGCATGTCGATTTCAACCTCGGCTTCAGCCGCTTCGCTTCCGTGACCAGTCTGACTTTCAATGACTACGGGGATATGCGCTCGGGAAATATCCACAATCCGTTTTATTCGGACTGGGGAAAGCGCTTCGAGTATGTCCAGCGCATCAGCGATGAAGATATCATCGTGCAGAACGACAATCCCAACGTGCAGAAGTTCACCGGCTACAGCCAGGTCAACATGCTGCAGAAGCTGCGCTACAGTCCTGATGCCCTCACCAGCTTCACATACGGCTTCCACTACAGTAACAGCTCCGACATTCCCCGCTACGATCGCCTGTCGGAATACCGCAATGGTTCGCTGCGCTTTGCGGAATGGAAGTACGGTCCGCAAACGTGGATGCTGCATTCGCTCACGGCGGAATTGAACAGTGCCACTGCATTGTACGATCAGCTGCGCATCGTCGGTGCCTGGCAGCAGTTCGATGAGGACCGCATCGATCGCTCTTTCGGTAGCGCTGATGAGAGGCACCGCGAGGAGGATGTCAGCGTCGCATCGATCAATATCGATGCGAACCTGAAATTCGACAGGGATGATTCCCATCAGCTGTTTTACGGAGCGGAGGCCGTGTACAATGATGCCGCGTCGCAGGGATATATCGTGGATATCGAAACAGGCGCACAGCGTGCGACGTCATCCCGCTATCCCGACGGTGGCAGTACGATGAGCACCTTTGCTGCATACGCGACCTGGCGCTGGCGTTTCGCGCAGGCGTGGACGCTCAGCAGCGGCATGCGCTACTCCCGCGTACTGCTCACTTCGAAATTCGTGAGCAAGGAGTTTTACGATTTTCCCTTTGACGAACTGGTGGTGAACACCGGCGCGCTCAATGGGTCGCTTGGACTCGTGTTTCATCCCGAACCCGATCTCACCATCAACGCAAACCTTTCTTCAGGCTTCCGCGCGCCCAATGTCGACGATGTCGGAAAGGTGTTCGATTCCACACCCGGAAGCGTCGTCGTTCCCAACCCTGATCTCTCCCCCGAGTACGCCTGGAACGCAGAACTCGGCATCGAGCAGGCGCTGGCTTCCAACGTTCATCTGCATGTCGTAGGCTGGTACACGCTGCTGACCGATGCCGTCGTGCGGAGGGACTTCCGTTTCAACGGGCAGGATTCCATCATGTACGATGGCGTGCTGAGCCAGGTGCGGGCGAACGTAAATGCGGCGGAGGCGCATATCTACGGCAGCAGCATCAGCCTGTATGCGGATATTACCGCTGCGTTCTCGTTGAAGTCGTCGCTGACATGGACGTACGGACGAGATCTGTCGGAGGATGTCCCACTCGCGGGAATCGCACCGGTGTTCGGGGAGACGCGACTGCTGTTCCGCGACAACCGCTTCAGGGCGGCCTTTTCCCTCCGCTACAACGGGTGGAAACATATCACCGAGTATTCACCGACGGGCGAGGACAACCAGGAAGACGCCACCGTGCACGGCACACCTGCGTGGATGACGCTGAACGTGCAGACTTCGTATCAGCTGAGTGAACTATTCCAGATCAACGCCGCCGTCGAAAACATTCTCGACGAGCACTACCGTCCCTTCTCCTCCGGCGTGAGCGCCGCGGGACGCAATCTTGTACTTGCGCTTCGGGCGAGCTTTTAA